TCCTGGTGGGGCTCCTCACCGGCGTCATCGCGTCGCTCATCAACCTCGCCATCGAGAACATCTCCGGCGTCAAGATGCTCCACATGGTCCAGCTCGTCCGGGACAAGAGGTACTGGGCCGGCTTCTTCTACTTCTCCGGCTTCAACTTGGCGCTCACGTTCGTCGCCGCCGTGCTCTGCGTCGTCTTcgcccccaccgccgccggcccgggcaTCCCCGAGATCAAGGCCTACCTCAACGGCGTCGACACGCCCAACATGTTCGGCGCGCCGCAGCTCATTGTCAAGGTAATAATTAAGCCTTGATTTGATTTCATTCTTCTTCCACGACGCGACAACTCGAAGCTGCAAGACAGATATTAATGGATGGTATTGTCATTGGTATGTCAGATCATAGGCAGCATCTGCGCGGTGTCGTCGGGGCTGGATCTCGGCAAGGAAGGCCCGCTGGTGCACATCGGCGCGTGCCTCGCCAACCTGCTCAGCCAGGGCGGCTCCGGCCGGTTCCGCCTCCGCTGGAAGTGGCTGCGCTACTTCAACAACGACCGCGACCGGCGCGACCTCATCACCTGCGGCGCGTCGTCCGGCGTGTGCGCGGCGTTCCGGTCGCCCGTGGGCGGCGTGCTGTTCGCGCTGGAGGAGGTGGCGACGTGGTGGCGCAGCGCGCTGCTGTGGCGCACCTTCTTCAGCACGGCCACCGTGGTGGTGGTGCTGCGCGGCTTCATCGAGGTGTGCCGCGGCGGGCGGTGCGGCCTCTTCGGCGCGGGCGGGCTCATCATCTTCGACGTCGGCGACGTCACCGTCCGGTACCGCCTGGGCGACCTCCTCCTGGTCACGCTCGTCGGCGTCATCGGCGGCGTCCTTGGCGCGCTCTACAACCACGTCCTCCACATGGTGCTCCGCCTCTACAACCTCATCAACGACAAGGGCCGAATGGCGAAGCTGGCGCTGGCGCTGGCCGTGTGCGTGTTCACGTCGGCGGGGATGTACGTGCTCCCCTTCGCCGTGCCGTGCACGCCGTGCGACCCGGCGTTCGGCACCGCGTGCCCGGCCACCGGGAGGAGCGGCAACTTCAAGCAGTTCAACTGCCCGGCCGGGCAGTACAACGACCTGGCCACGCTCCTGCACGCCACCAACGTGGACGCCACGCGCAACATCTTCTCCACGGGCACCCCCGGCGAGTTCCGGCTGGACTCGCTGCTCATCTTCTTCGCCATCTACTGCGTGCTGGGGCTCTTCACCTTCGGCATCGCCGTGCCGTCGGGGCTCTTCCTCCCCATCATCCTCATGGGGGCCGCCTACGGCCGCATCGTGGCGCTCGTGCTCCAGAGCACGGTGGCGGCGAGCATCGACCACGGGCTCTACGCCGTGCTCGGCGCGGCGGCGCTCATGTCGGGCTCCATGAGGATGACCGTCTCGCTCTGCGTCATCTTCCTGGAGCTCACCAACAACCTGCTCCTGCTCCCCATGACCATGTTCGTGCTGCTCATCGCCAAGACCGTCGGCGACGCCTTCAACCCCAGCATCTACGAGATCATCCTGGACCTCAAGGGGCTTCCCTTCCTAGAACCCAAGCCGGAGCCATGGATGAAGGACCTCACCGTGGGCGAGCTCGCCGCCGCGAAGCCGCGCACCATCAGCCTCCAGGTGGTGGAGAAGGTGTCCACCGTCCTCGAGGTGCTGCAGAACACCGGCCACAACGGGTTCCCCGTGGTGGACCGGCCAAGGCCCGGCCTGTCGGAGCTGCACGGGCTGGTCCTCCGGTCGCACCTCGTGGCCGTGCTGAGGAAGCGGTGGTTCCTGGCGGAGAAGAGGAGGACGGAGGAGTGGGAGGCCAGGGAGCGGTTCTCGTCGGTGGAGCTCGCCGACAAGAACTGCAAGATCGACGACCTCGAGCTCACGCCGGAGGAGCTGGAGATGTACGTGGACCTCCACCCGTTCACCAACACGACGCCGTACACCGTGGTGGAGACCATGTCGGTGGCCAAGGCCGTGGTGCTGTTCCGCTCCGTCGCGCTCCGGCACATGCTCATCATGCCCAAGTACCAAGGCCCCGAGGTGAGTCCAGTCGACTCCAATGGCTTTTCAAGCATCATCAACCTGTTCTTGCACATTTGGATCTGATGATGGATTGATTTTGGCGTGCAGATATCTCCGCTTGTGGGGATCTTGACGAGGCAGGACCTGAGGGCGCACAACATCCTCGGCGCGTTTCCTCACCTGGCGAAGAAGAGCAAGACGCACTGAAGCTCAAGCTGAAAGCTACTAGCACCATTTTTGTCGATATGTTTCCCGTCTTGAAGATTTGAGCACATGACTCACTTGTCTCACCATTTTTTACGCTTTCTTTTCTTCCTTCTTTTTCTTTCTAACATTTGAGTACATGATTTGTTTGCTTTGCTGCCCATGTAAAATCACGCGTACACGCGtccaatacacacacacacacacacactcatgaAGTCATGATGCAGTAAGTAGTTTTTTCTAATGTTTCAGAAAAAAAATTTGGAAAGCGAGATGTTCCAACGTctgagttttttgtttttttaatcttTTTGGCGCCTCTGTCGGATTTCGTTGTCAGCATTGACATCCGCCTACGAACACGCGATCATGCGTGCACACGCACAATTGTTTAAGCTGTATATGCTAGAAAGAATATTCAAAAAAAGTTTTCGATCTTGCTTGGATCAATGGAGTGTGGAGTTGGTTCCCACCTATTCCCAAATAGGTGGCATATAAACTAAGTTGAAAAGTTAATTATTTTGAATTAAGAACATATAATGAAGAAAGTATCAAGAACTTGTGTAGATTTAATACAAGGACTACAAAATAGAATTTGGTGTTGGTCCCCACGCGACAGCATTGCCCTTCTTGCCGTGGCATTGCTCGAAGCTTCAAGAAGAGCGAGCGGTTGATGATGGCGCAGTGGTCGTCTCTTGTC
Above is a window of Triticum aestivum cultivar Chinese Spring chromosome 6B, IWGSC CS RefSeq v2.1, whole genome shotgun sequence DNA encoding:
- the LOC123136114 gene encoding chloride channel protein CLC-a — encoded protein: MEEETPTTAVPGPGRKHDNGVNDPEEDPGSAGDGISSLQQPLLKKSNTLTANHLAMVGAKVSHIESLDYEIIENDLFKHDWRSRSTVEVLQYVFLKWALAFLVGLLTGVIASLINLAIENISGVKMLHMVQLVRDKRYWAGFFYFSGFNLALTFVAAVLCVVFAPTAAGPGIPEIKAYLNGVDTPNMFGAPQLIVKIIGSICAVSSGLDLGKEGPLVHIGACLANLLSQGGSGRFRLRWKWLRYFNNDRDRRDLITCGASSGVCAAFRSPVGGVLFALEEVATWWRSALLWRTFFSTATVVVVLRGFIEVCRGGRCGLFGAGGLIIFDVGDVTVRYRLGDLLLVTLVGVIGGVLGALYNHVLHMVLRLYNLINDKGRMAKLALALAVCVFTSAGMYVLPFAVPCTPCDPAFGTACPATGRSGNFKQFNCPAGQYNDLATLLHATNVDATRNIFSTGTPGEFRLDSLLIFFAIYCVLGLFTFGIAVPSGLFLPIILMGAAYGRIVALVLQSTVAASIDHGLYAVLGAAALMSGSMRMTVSLCVIFLELTNNLLLLPMTMFVLLIAKTVGDAFNPSIYEIILDLKGLPFLEPKPEPWMKDLTVGELAAAKPRTISLQVVEKVSTVLEVLQNTGHNGFPVVDRPRPGLSELHGLVLRSHLVAVLRKRWFLAEKRRTEEWEARERFSSVELADKNCKIDDLELTPEELEMYVDLHPFTNTTPYTVVETMSVAKAVVLFRSVALRHMLIMPKYQGPEISPLVGILTRQDLRAHNILGAFPHLAKKSKTH